The Plasmodium vinckei vinckei genome assembly, chromosome: PVVCY_14 genome window below encodes:
- a CDS encoding U3 small nucleolar RNA-interacting protein 2, putative produces the protein MKKFNKRKNNIGKKGNYNNRNKNKKVEDSEIESDDILSSNLSEEDNIIVNKKTKFNDETIESDEYDNKNKSDDDDEYDGFNNPEERKMYLAKKYLKDMGIESSEEEDSSGESENSDNEQNKKKKFCSDFSSDDSDIEKKEKIKKMLMEKESSKYRKTLLNLRDKIRIFYDEELSNNNDKKDKQNMNNLPKKIKNDENVLFFNGHKKSVTTVACPDYNLSFFDHYDYKITNNNYDKYNNEKLNSYNDHTDSDEESLQNISNEIMYPKSFENTSINTIYTGGKDACIIEWDLCRQEKVHIYKGNPDSFKDFGNQSGICHFKSVMDIYCNKYNSFFMSVGCDNLINVWDNRTKKSCMNSVIGHKNIITSIVGCNDDTEELNMEHNFFTSSYDKTIKLWDLRFFNKCINTYLGHTNNILTMNSLSQNKLLTSSSDYTIRFWNTKNDNHILFNINYEIIESCCTLNNKIFVAGTFSGALYIFTSSYKKPICIHKNAHSSYPITALISIPYTNIFISGSYDGYIHFWEYKSTSKISANISKIMTIQLNGTVNKFSFAHNYKYLFAAIGNEMKHGRWERTKNKNGLAVIPIQFLS, from the coding sequence atgaaaaagtttAACAAgaggaaaaataatattgggAAAAAGGGGAATTATAATAacagaaataaaaataaaaaggtaGAAGATTCAGAAATCGAATCAGATGATATATTGTCATCCAATTTGTCTGAAGAagataatattattgtaaataaaaaaacaaaatttaatgaTGAAACAATTGAGAGTGAtgaatatgataataaaaataaatcagaTGACGATGACGAATATGATGGGTTTAATAACCCAGAAGAAAGGAAAATGTATTtagcaaaaaaatatcttaAGGATATGGGAATTGAAAGTAGTGAAGAAGAGGATAGTTCAGGAGAATCCGAAAATAGTGAcaatgaacaaaataaaaaaaaaaaattttgttcTGATTTTTCATCTGATGATAGTGATATtgagaaaaaagaaaaaataaaaaaaatgttaatggaaaaagaaagttccaaatatagaaaaactcttttaaatttaaggGACAAAATAAGGATATTTTATGATGAAGAATTATcgaataataatgataaaaaagataaacaaaatatgaacaatttaccaaaaaagataaaaaatgatgaaaatgttttattttttaatggaCACAAAAAAAGTGTTACTACAGTTGCTTGTCCagattataatttatcCTTTTTCGATCACTatgattataaaataacaaacaataattatgataaatataacaatgAAAAGTTAAACAGTTATAATGACCATACTGATAGCGATGAAGAAagtttacaaaatatatccaACGAAATTATGTATCCTAAATCTTTTGAAAATACATCAAttaatacaatatataCAGGAGGTAAAGATGCTTGTATTATTGAATGGGATTTATGTAGGCAAGAAAAagttcatatttataaaggGAATCCAGATTCTTTTAAAGATTTTGGAAATCAAAGTGGGATATGCCATTTTAAAAGTGTAATGGATATTtattgtaataaatataattcatttttcatGTCAGTTGGATgtgataatttaataaatgtatgGGATAatagaacaaaaaaaagttgcATGAATTCAGTTATAggtcataaaaatatcataaCTTCAATAGTAGGATGTAATGATGATACAGAAGAATTAAATATggaacataatttttttacttcatcatatgataaaacaattaaatTATGGGATTTaagattttttaataaatgtataaatacCTATTTAGGtcatacaaataatattcttaCAATGAATTCATTAAgtcaaaataaattattaacaagTTCTAGTGATTATACTATACGTTTTTGGAATactaaaaatgataatcatatattatttaatataaattatgaaataattgAATCATGCTGTACtcttaataataaaatatttgtagCAGGAACATTTTCAGGAGccctttatatttttacttcaTCTTATAAAAAACCAATTTGTATACACAAAAATGCACATAGCTCATATCCCATAACAGCACTTATAAGTATCccatatacaaatatatttatttctggTTCTTATGATggatatattcatttttggGAGTATAAAAGTACTAGTAAAATATCTGccaatatttcaaaaattatgaCTATACAACTAAATGGAAcagtaaataaattttcttttgcacacaattataaatatctaTTTGCAGCTATTGGTAATGAAATGAAACATGGTAGATGGGAGCGAacgaaaaataaaaatgggcTTGCTGTAATACCAAttcaatttttatcataa
- a CDS encoding ataxin-3, putative produces MSKKYVYWEKQGNDRMCGLHCINTILQGPYYSEDVLAQIGKEIDEKEKEFLKMPSNELIRTNSSNVLDDGFINISVLIESLRRKNILLKNAFEEDLTKIISSGHQDIGYICNLEQHWFSVRKIHNTWYVLDSLKSAPLFIKDINLKYYFNDIFKKYHIFSVQNMNPYISLPKPDINFEPKNPNQFYIPTNHISEISSASNGFILEDKYSMNKSENSSLFSNFNKPQNFQWPKNGGRKLNDDINNISSNNMDDDVDDEFKIALRLSMEEYIKNLPPPPSEELINEDFINVMIKLPNKKIQRKFGVSKTLADIFYWIEYESVNSQQIDSSLVFKNCYFLYQLFPRRKFCKYQNGSIELQVGDKVELVHDKSLKDMKFEKEETFMMQ; encoded by the exons atgagcaaaaaatatgtatattggGAAAAGCAGGGTAATGATCGCATGTGTGGTCTTCACTGCATAAATACTATCCTTCAg GGCCCTTATTATAGTGAAGATGTTCTAGCACAAATAGGAAAAGAAATTGATGAAAAAGAGaaagaatttttaaaaatgccTTCTAACGAATTAATAAGAACAAATTCATCAAATGTTTTGGATGACggttttataaatatttctgtACTCATTGAAAGTTTAAgacgaaaaaatatattattaaaaaatgcttTTGAAGAAgatttaacaaaaataatatcaaGTGGTCATCAAGATATTggttatatatgtaatttaGAACAACATTGGTTTAGTGTTCGTAAAATTCATAATACTTGGTATGTATTAGATAGTTTAAAAAGTGCgccattatttattaaagatataaatttaaaatattattttaatgacatttttaaaaaatatcatatattttctgtacaaaatatgaacccatatatttctttaccAAAACCtgatataaattttgaacCTAAAAATCCAaatcaattttatataccaACTAATCATATTTCTGAAATTTCATCTGCGTCTAATGGTTTTATATTAGAAGATAAATATAGTATGAACAAGTCAGAAAATAGTAGTCtcttttcaaattttaataagcCTCAAAATTTTCAATGGCCAAAAAATGGGGGAAGAAAATTAAAcgatgatataaataatattagcTCAAATAATATGGATGATGATGTTGACGatgaatttaaaattgCTTTGAGGTTATCAATGGAAGAATATATTAAG aatTTGCCACCTCCACCAAGCGAAGAATTAATTAATGAagattttataaatgttaTGATCAAATTGccaaacaaaaaaatccaAAGAAAATTTGGCGTATCGAAAACTTTAGCG gacattttttattggaTAGAATATGAATCAGTAAACAGCCAGCAGATAGATTCATCACTAGTTTTTAAAAACtgttattttctttatcaaTTATTCCCAAG GAGAAAGTTTTGCAAGTATCAAAACGGATCTATCGAATTACAAGTTGGTGACAAG gTTGAATTGGTTCATGATAAAAGTTTGAAAGATATGAAATTCGAAAAAGAGGAAACGTTTATGAtgcaataa
- a CDS encoding ATP-dependent RNA helicase, putative: MKNILKFRPINCRTGDKLCLLKKLVHTKNGLSQIHCKNNKIGNGIISHQELKIGYIKLINNIRNQNICTENKVKDDNNLANHSNETINNTDTKLNYNIDNDFDREDNDIKYNGNQNSNLSDTNFEGNEFENYNKFNRYERKNNKEDGENGFINSRNERTNYQKKNNYNLKNDYDNNTDNNMDDYNNSYTKRDDHNNSRYSRNLNNSDRYSKLGDNLKDIEWNKIKVKIERQNLFNVNENKLKKLSNEEIQNELKNNNIYVNKDLALNSFITQFSDLDFHESILNYLNENFKEPTAIQKITWPIALSGKDLIGVAETGSGKTLAFVLPCLMHILKHKQTEMEQNGGEHIKNKEEKLSESNNNDNSYDPDIEKEFQNEDNEDRKTYGLILLPTRELCMQVLNEIKKFENELDLKAVAVYGGVPKYFQINSIKKGADIIVATPGRLLDYLENGIINLLRCIYVVIDEADRLLDMGFEKQLRKIMTQINKNKQLLFLTATWPEQVRKLAYDFCSFDPVKIQIGKSELTANKNIEQQVIVSSSIDLKKKLLDWLKDNYENNKILIFCDTKRNCDNLCKELRYHQYNSLSIHGDKQQRERDRILNNYKNDRCNILVATDVASRGLDIKNISIVINYDIPNTIEDYIHRIGRTGRAGNKGKSILFFPYDYYVPQKQRFAKDLVKLLNKTNQQVPKELREIVSTR, encoded by the coding sequence atgaaaaacatattaaaattcAGACCAATTAATTGCCGTACAGGTGATAAATTATGTTtgctaaaaaaattggTACACACAAAAAATGGGTTATCACAAATtcattgtaaaaataataaaatagggAATGGTATAATTAGCCAtcaagaattaaaaattggatatataaaattaataaataatataagaaatcaaaatatatgtactGAAAATAAAGTCAAAGATGACAATAATTTAGCTAACCATTCAAATgaaacaataaataataccgatacaaaattaaattataatatagacAACGATTTTGATAGAGAagataatgatataaaatataatggcAATCAAAACTCGAATTTGTCTGATACAAATTTTGAAGGTAAtgaatttgaaaattataacaaatttaataggtatgaaagaaaaaataataaggaaGATGGTGAAAATGGATTTATTAATAGTAGAAATGAAAGAAcaaattatcaaaaaaaaaataattataatttaaaaaatgattatgataataatacagATAATAACATGGatgattataataatagttatACAAAAAGAGACGATCATAATAATTCGAGATATTCGAGAAATTTAAACAATTCAGATAGGTACTCAAAATTAGGagataatttaaaagatatagaatggaataaaataaaagtaaaaatagaaagacaaaacttatttaatgttaatgaaaataaattaaaaaaattatcaaatgaagaaatacaaaatgagttaaaaaataataatatatatgtaaataaagaTTTAGCATTAAATAGTTTTATAACCCAATTTTCAGATTTAGACTTTCATGAatcaatattaaattatttaaatgaaaattttaaagaacCAACAgctattcaaaaaattacatGGCCTATTGCTTTGTCAGGAAAAGATTTAATAGGTGTTGCTGAAACAGGAAGTGGAAAAACACTAGCATTTGTTTTACCATGccttatgcatatattaaaacataaacAAACGGAAATGGAACAAAATGGAGGTGAACATATCAAAAATAAGGAAGAAAAATTATCTGagagtaataataatgacaaTAGTTACGATCCTGATATTGAGAAAGAATTTCAAAATGAAGATAATGAAGATCGTAAAACATATggattaattttattaccaACACGAGAATTGTGTATGCAAGtattaaatgaaattaaaaaattcgaGAATGAATTAGATTTAAAAGCTGTTGCAGTATATGGTGGTGTACCAAAGTATTTCCAAATTaatagtataaaaaaaggagCTGATATAATTGTTGCAACACCAGGAAGACTTCTTGATTATTTAGAAAATGGAatcataaatttattaagaTGTATCTATGTAGTTATTGATGAAGCAGATAGATTACTTGATATGGGATTTGAAAAACaattaagaaaaataatgacacaaattaataaaaataaacaattactatttttaacGGCAACATGGCCTGAGCAAGTTAGAAAACTTGCATATGATTTTTGTTCATTTGATCCAgtaaaaattcaaattgGAAAAAGTGAATTAAcagcaaataaaaatatagaacaACAAGTAATAGTTAGTTCATCaattgatttaaaaaaaaaattattagatTGGTTAAAagataattatgaaaataataaaattttaatctTTTGTGATACAAAAAGAAATTGTGATAATTTATGTAAAGAATTACGATACCATCAATATAATAGTTTATCAATACATGGAGATAAACAACAAAGAGAAAGAGATAGAATATTaaacaattataaaaatgatagaTGTAATATACTAGTAGCAACTGATGTAGCATCAAGGGGGTtagatattaaaaatatttcgaTAGTTATTAATTATGATATACCAAATACTATTGAAGATTATATTCATAGAATTGGACGAACAGGTAGAGCAGGCAATAAAGGGAAgtccatattatttttccctTATGATTATTATGTTCCCCAAAAACAAAGATTTGCAAAAGACTtagtaaaattattaaataaaacaaatcaGCAAGTTCCTAAAGAACTCAGAGAAATTGTAAGCACACGATGA
- a CDS encoding potassium channel, putative codes for MIENRTKKRSVQNKHKYIDKGKLSEEKNNTDEKDFSIEKYIKTDDASKKEIIMSPRTSKLIDNKKGKEINDNDYNKLNVTKQKMKNSNDDITYSSQNSKIKVISNSIFKDNKKGMNHKKKRSIYINRATLFKIHNYIYQTFVFLLCLFIVILILYASIDISQNYGPVIILYILMLELGSMLISYILLQFPFFYLILKNIFTRTSNINKYSHRYSPLYYESPSDSDGKDSIDIKRRKTKKRRRTFGFFNLNNSDHKKHSTKKSILVKKLKIFNKEENDKDDHGDINNILNTNFSNTKSKSADEAENYIIEDPNIQHTGKKVKNKGTKGKKTIKIQNPKRENIYLDDCNMWIRNSINKSRDKRNFNLTRSLSFNVKLSDNNKAILDDSQNIDDLRAFLNHRSSKYDKKKNQMKSLKLFPHNKYAPLTFSTPYKYSVPSDIFKTNTEESNFSSTEMSESSDDTNSLLHKNNGRSYSEEKYPPYKRKTDKEFYADKSAILFSNKNTKRYTRKKTFIYDDLDNLNIYKSKKYNLKNRKKKSILYKIKGFKKIKNTLSFFINYNMKSSKTTNSMLLFLRGLTLYIKHQFVQHLSYEPVWIIAILIRIVLWCIVWLWAAGYMTRPPKNYQINAWNMKRIPPLYGYIECTFQWCGVLDYLFGLYFSNNKLKYIFSFFSLIDFITTPVSSLIMNFLCQTDYHQTYWFLILGPLRFLRLVRAESTMSSCFFWLSDVKIIIIGIVILSLAILFTFSGIMYILEAPDIERQFISPLDFVYFGVITMSTVGYGDYTPVTPAGKCLTMFIIVTCFTFVGAQLKRLKEAMFSPKTIMGVIPKPEDDYILILGPVSPTQLLYICKGINNSFPNSVECIFLFTPLPVIIYRYIYGSIIKNTNIKICINGGNECFICPSIIYDAVINARALYILNNVDSEKYTLLNQQIFLASNNFNFNSNDKNQRIRPEDILHNNIINKYTGEKTKAWKFTDMYSEYKNQINKNNMLNLEMNINVNDSHMIREKDDQECILRFIGTYNISNALIPITVQLSNNTYEELIKSMNVYNYISIEELKYALLAKSINCKGLFFLIINFFYKPKAVKSLKKYIINLRLLMYNNILKKKNRKKFNRSSIKIKNLNELSSSHSENEGSDAINMLNYKPNSRANYKMLKETTNRFIRDKNYNINPIYCANDENMYNEQNNSINGGDVYQMNEYDNNDNFLYNNYSNTHGINNHIQQYKGNSSNNSYYNKDSDIYNEGTLSFSKTMDSMNSSQDVSSKNYYNILEKISLNMYYYLEGLKYNIYRFQFPECMRGLLFQTASEYLYQKHGAFLIGIITINKEIFLNPIDYIIGEENRYYYTFAFSGIILTTSLDNLIKLSSIKSISKKVSEYNQRRIDERRKRYARNSFSTDGVNEYSKDWELNEQTNKNYENLEKNKNFDKSQNSIISKQSASSIRREGNKINKLDKSIEHNINIHKINDKDSIDNNEDQNNKSHKRNSNSSMEIMSKKKKLILYNFVLGIYEVDNYVSAYRDIFADKKKPLLLICGWPDNIHMLLKHLKINIYKTAEDEKENKTMKTKNNKYNNCRSDDDRMKYNIIILSIHVPKFNYENDLLDFSNVAAFIRGSSMDSANLIKAGIFYANRIIILNSNHSLFVDKDAYRIDNEVIIIKNIIYQLYNNIFKNKKKYFEIIQKIFKKEYKDKHINEQIFFDTNIENNHKHDELQNSRYTSNSDSELKIMNKKKSKINYNIFSVNKNPYIICLIKNSESLEYIDGSINLSYENYNDNEKMNKIWGNCGEYIYTFELVSANIFVDEMLHNLVSFSLPISKYAIEYSVIYSLIGININEYSKNVSMFHKNLKLSTGHVLIIPIPSYFYKKPFYRCFFYLLHKKKYLCIGILRYMNISPLHNISRKLFIISCPSRTMKLEQYDQAYVIAYDTV; via the exons atgatTGAGAATAGGACGAAAAAAAGGAGTGTGCAAAATaagcataaatatatagataagGGAAAATTATCAGAAGAGAAAAACAATACTGATGAAAAGGATTTTAgcatagaaaaatatattaaaaccGATGATGCTTCTAAAAAAGAGATAATAATGTCCCCTAGGACATCTAAACTAATTGATAACAAAAAGGGcaaagaaataaatgacaatgattataataaattaaatgtaacgaaacaaaaaatgaaaaatagtAATGATGATATAACATATAGTTCCCAAAATTCAAAGATAAAAGTTATTTCGAATAGTATTtttaaagataataaaaaaggaatgaatcataaaaaaaaaagaagtatatatattaatcgGGCAACGCTATTTAAAATacacaattatatatatcaaacaTTTGTATTCctattatgtttatttatagtTATATTAATTCTTTATGCATCTATTGATATATCACAAAACTATGGTCCAgtcattattttgtatattctCATGTTAGAGCTTGGGAGTATGttaatttcatatattttacttcaattcccttttttttatcttataCTTAAAAATATCTTTACTAGAACTagcaatataaataaatattctcATCGATATAGTCCACTTTATTATGAAAGCCCATCAGATAGTGATGGTAAAGATTCAATCGATATAAAAAGGAGGAAAaccaaaaaaagaagaaggacatttggattttttaatttaaacaaTAGTGACCATAAGAAACATAGCAcgaaaaaaagtatattagtaaaaaaattgaaaatatttaacaaagaagaaaatgataaagatGACCATggagatataaataatattttaaatacaaaCTTCTCAAATACAAAGAGTAAAAGCGCAGATGAAGCTGAAAACTACATAATTGAAGATCCAAATATCCAACATACTGgtaaaaaagtgaaaaataaaGGTACGAAAGGCaaaaaaactataaaaattcaaaaccctaaaagagaaaatatatatttagatGATTGCAATATGTGGATAAGAAATAGTATTAACAAATCAAGGgataaaagaaattttaatttaactAGATCATTGAGCTTTAATGTAAAATTAAGTGACAATAATAAGGCAATATTAGATGATTCACAAAATATAGACGATTTAAGagcatttttaaatcatagATCTagtaaatatgataaaaaaaaaaatcaaatgaaatccctaaaattatttccaCATAATAAATACGCCCCGTTAACATTTTCCACAccttataaatatagtgTCCCATCcgatatttttaaaactaaTACGGAAGAATCAAATTTTTCAAGCACAGAAATGTCTGAATCAAGTGATGATACAAATAGcttattacataaaaataacggTAGATCATATAGCGAAGAAAAATATCCACcttataaaagaaaaacagATAAAGAATTTTATGCGGATAAAAGTGCAATATTGTTTAGTAACAAAAATACCAAAAGATATACACGTAAAAAgacttttatttatgatgaccttgataatttaaatatatataaaagtaaaaaatacaatctAAAgaatcgaaaaaaaaagagtatactttataaaataaaaggttttaaaaaaataaaaaatacattatccttttttattaattataatatgaagTCCTCAAAAACAACAAATAGTATGTTACTATTCCTTAGAGGTttaacattatatattaagcaCCAGTTTGTACAACATTTATCTTATGAGCCTGTATGGATAATTGCAATTTTAATACGAATTGTTTTATGGTGTATAGTATGGTTATGGGCTGCTGGTTATATGACAAGACCcccaaaaaattatcaaattaATGCATGGAATATGAAAAGAATACCACCAttatatggatatattGAATGCACCTTTCAATGGTGTGGTGTGTtggattatttatttggtttatacttttcaaataataaattaaaatatattttttcgtttttttctttaattgaTTTTATAACAACACCAGTTTCTTCTTTAATTATGAATTTCTTATGTCAAACTGATTATCACCAAACATATTGGTTTTTAATATTAGGACCTTTACGATTTTTAAGATTAGTTAGAGCAGAAAGTACAATGAgttcatgttttttttggttAAGTGAtgtcaaaataattattattggaatagttattttatcactagctatattatttaccttTTCAggaattatgtatatattagaAGCCCCAGATATTGAAAGACAATTTATATCACCATTagattttgtatattttggAGTCATTACTATGTCAACAGTTGGTTATGGTGATTATACACCAGTCACACCAGCGGGCAAATGTTTAACTATGTTTATAATTGTAACATGTTTTACATTTGTAGGGGCTCAACTTAAAAGATTAAAAGAAGCCATGTTTAGCCCTAAAACAATTATGGGAGTAATACCAAAACCTGAAgatgattatattttaattttaggTCCTGTTAGTCCTAcacaattattatatatatgtaaaggcataaataatagtttTCCAAATTCAGTTgaatgcatatttttatttacccCATTACctgttattatttatcgatatatttatggaagtattattaaaaatactaatataaaaatatgtataaatggAGGTAATGAATGTTTCATTTGTCcaagtattatatatgatgcTGTAATTAATGCAAgagcattatatatattaaataatgtagattcagaaaaatatacattgtTAAAtcaacaaatatttttagctagtaataattttaatttcaacagtaatgataaaaatcaaCGAATACGACCAGAAGATATTTTAcacaataatattataaataaatatacaggAGAAAAAACAAAGGCATGGAAATTTACAGATATGTACTCAGAgtataaaaatcaaattaataaaaataatatgttaaACTTAGAAATGAATATTAATGTTAATGATTCACATATGATTAGAGAAAAAGATGATCAAGAATGTATATTACGATTTATTGGAacttataatatttctaaTGCTCTTATTCCTATAACTGTTCAACTATCAAATAATACTTATGaagaattaataaaatcaaTGAATGTGTACAATTATATAAGTATAGAAGAACTAAAATATGCATTACTAGCTAAAAGCATTAATTGTAAaggattattttttttaattattaattttttttataaacccAAAGCGGtaaaaagtttaaaaaaatatattatcaatttAAGACTATtaatgtataataatattttaaaaaaaaaaaaccgtaaaaaatttaataggagtagtattaaaataaaaaatcttAATGAACTATCTTCTTCACATTCTGAAAATGAAGGTAGTGACGCAATTAATATGCTTAATTATAAACCGAACTCACGtgcaaattataaaatgctAAAAGAAACTACAAACAGATTCATAAgagataaaaattataatattaatccTATATATTGTGCAAATGATGAGAATATGTATAATGagcaaaataatagtatcAATGGTGGTGATGTATATCAAATGAATGAATACGACAACAatgataattttctttacaACAATTATAGTAATACACATGGGATCAATAATCATATCCAACAATATAAGGGTAATTCTTCTAATAATTCATACTATAACAAAGATAGtgatatttataatgaaGGAACTTTGTCATTCTCAAAAACCATGGATAGTATGAATTCATCACAAGATGTATCCtctaaaaattattataatatattagaaaaaataagtttaaatatgtattattatttagaaggattaaaatataatatttatagattTCAGTTTCCTGAATGTATGAGAGGGTTATTATTTCAAACTGCGTcagaatatttatatcaaaaaCATGGTGCTTTTCTTATTGGTATTATAACaattaataaagaaatatttttaaatcctattgattatattattgGGGAAGAAAATAGATATTATTACACTTTTGCTTTTTCGGGTATTATACTAACTACTAGCTTAGACAATTTGATAAAACTCTCTTCTATAAAATCGATTTCTAAAAAGGTTTCAGAATATAATCAAAGAAGAATAGATGAAAGAAGAAAACGATATGCAAGAAATAGTTTCAGTACTGATGGGGTAAATGAATATAGTAAAGATTGGGAGCTTAATgaacaaacaaataaaaattatgaaaatctagaaaaaaacaaaaacttTGATAAATCCCAAAACAGTATAATATCAAAACAAAGTGCATCAAGTATACGTAGAGAaggtaataaaataaacaagtTAGATAAATCCATTGAACATAATATTAACatacataaaattaatgataaagatagcattgataataatgaagatcaaaataataaaagtcATAAAAGGAATTCCAATTCTAGTATGGAAATAatgtcaaaaaaaaaaaaattaatattatataattttgtccTAGGAATATATGAAGTAGATAATTATGTTTCAGCATATAGAGATATTTTTGCTGATAAGAAAAAGCCATTGTTACTAATTTGTGGATGGCCAGATAATATCCATATGCTTCTTAagcatttaaaaattaatatatacaaaacaGCGGAAGacgaaaaggaaaataagaCAATGAAAACCAAAAACaacaaatataacaatTGTAGATCGGATGATGATCGAATGAAATataacataataattttgtcaATACATGTTcctaaatttaattatgaaaatgatcTTTTAGATTTTTCAAATGTTGCTGCATTTATTAGAGGGTCCTCTATGGATAGtgcaaatttaataaaagctggtatattttatgccaacagaataataattttaaattcgAACCATAGTTTGTTTGTAGACAAAGATGCGTATAGAATTGATAATGaagttattattattaaaaatataatataccaattatataataacatatttaaaaataaaaaaaaatattttgaaataatacaaaaaatatttaaaaaagagtACAAAGATAAGCATATTAACGagcaaatattttttgatacaaatatagaaaataatcataAGCATGATGAATTACAAAATAGCAGATACACATCAAATAGTGATTCTGAActtaaaattatgaataaaaaaaaaagtaaaataaattataatatttttagtgttaataaaaacccttatataatttgcttaattaaaaattcagAAAGTTTAGAATATATAGACGGAAgtataaatttatcatatgaaaattataacgataatgaaaaaatgaataaaatatgggGAAATTGTGgagaatatatttacaccTTTGAATTAGTATCtgcaaatatttttgttgatGAAATGTTGCATAATTTagtttcattttctttaccAATAAGTAAATATGCAATTGAATATTCAGtcatatattcattaataggaattaatataaatgaatattcaaaaaatgttagcatgtttcataaaaatttaaaactaAGTACAGGGCATGTACTTATAATACCAATACCTTcctatttttacaaaaagcCATTCTATagatgttttttttatttacttcataagaaaaaatacttATGCATTGGAATTCTTcgatatatgaatatttcaccattgcataatatatcaagaaaattatttattatttcatgtCCATCCCGAACTATGAAGCTTGAGCAATATGATCAG GCATATGTAATTGCTTATGACACTGTGTAg